AAAGGCACCAAGATGTCGTCTCTCCGCCTGCATCAACTCAAATTTCTGCGTTACTTCTTATCGGACGGCCGCATGACGGTGGATGTCACGGACGTGATGCTGGAAAAGCACATGTCCATGTTTGAAGAGCGCGATTTGTCGGCCGTGCACTTTGATCGTTTTGTTACACTCTTTGTGGACTCTCTCAAGGCCTGTGGTGTTCGATCACAGGGATTGTTGGACGAAACGCACGAAATTATGGCACCCTTGCGACAGATTTTTGTGATTGGTGCGCAAGAGTACGGCGGTTCCGTCAAGAGCCAAGAGGATGCGGAAACATCCAAGGAACATAATCGAAAAGGGTTGCGACGCCTGTTGGGGCTGGGCAAGCAGAAGGGCTAGGGAACAGGCAGTGAGACGGAGGATCGTTACCAGTTTTTGCTAGAAGGGAAATCGGAAATTGCTTTTGGGAAGACCGTCGCTTCTTTGCTTGGGACGGTATCCTTTTTTGAAGCTGGGACGTTTTTgagtattcacagtcagtgcagGATTTTTTTTGAATGTTTGGAGCAGTGAGCTCTTGCTTTGTCTAGGAACACGCAACGATATACAGCTACTCGAAC
The sequence above is drawn from the Phaeodactylum tricornutum CCAP 1055/1 chromosome 21, whole genome shotgun sequence genome and encodes:
- a CDS encoding predicted protein, with the protein product MPKESPLIDRLGGTPVLKRTLDVHYERVLRDSLLAPFFKGTKMSSLRLHQLKFLRYFLSDGRMTVDVTDVMLEKHMSMFEERDLSAVHFDRFVTLFVDSLKACGVRSQGLLDETHEIMAPLRQIFVIGAQEYGGSVKSQEDAETSKEHNRKGLRRLLGLGKQKG